The genomic stretch TTTCTTGCCTCTGATCTAGAACTTCTTTGCACCTCAAAGATTACAGCAGCTCCTGCAACCTAAATAAAAGGAGATTGAACTTATAATATATAACTAATCATATTAGCTGTTAGAAAAACCATAGATGATGATGACAAGAGAAATCTTGATAGCTGGTATGGTACAGATAAAAAAAATAGTATGCTATTATTCTTGTATGCAAGAAGTGGAAACAAAATAGCTGGAAATTCTACAAATAATTGAAAGCACTTTTATATGAATGCATGTAATATTTTAAGATAGCACCAGGAAGAGAAGAATCGGACACAAATGGCACAACGTATAGACATAATTCAACACGGTAAAATACACAAACAGGTAGAAGgcattcaatcaaacaagaaacAAATAACGTTATATctgataataataataataataataatgatgatTACAGTGAAAACAAAGAATTCTCCAAGGAGATCAGCAGCAGCTTGGACAGCTTTCTCTTCATTGAGAGGACGAATGGCAACATCAGTAGCTTGACCATAAATGCGTCTCTGAATTCTTGTGGTAAACCTGTGATTGGTCTGTGCAATGCTGATGATGAAATTGCGGAACTTAGGGTGGTATCCAGCTTCTTTTTTGAGCCTATTGGCGATGGGTTTGCAAGCGGTTTTCAAAGCTAGTGTTCCTAGCTTTACTAGTGGGAGTACTGCCATTTCTCAAACTCTCTACACACTTCGGTCACTGTTGTTCACGAAAATGACTTATTTTTTTGCTTTGTTTATTGAATGATTTGCAACGTAATAGAGTAAAGTGATTCGAGTTTCGTTTTCCGGTGTTGTGATGCGTTGGTGTGAGGCTTGGCGATGGTATTTTCTTGCTCAACAAGCGCGATGATGTCGAATGAGTATGTGTCCCATTAAAAATGAATGAAGGAATATATACTTTTTCCATTTCTTATTATTATTCCAACAAAATTATTGAATAACCATTTTTTTCAATTAATTTTTAAATACTTATGTTTTAAAAAAATGCAATTAATTCAATTGGTCACTCCATTGAAAAATATGAGTTCTAGTCAATTGAATTATAGCGATTGAATTATGTCTAACAAATTGAATTTGTGATTTTGCTTGGTCATAGGAGCAGTAGTTAATTCATATGTTTTATAGGAGTGTACAAGGATTGGGTTGAATCGGATTTGACTTAATTTGTTATCCAATCCGTTCAAACTTCAATGGATTGAATTTGTTGTCCAACTTGTAATTTCATTGTCAAAATCGACTCGAACCGACTCGTTCATTTATGGATCGGATTTGCAAATTGcgtttcaaataaaaaatatttataattcTTTTTCTCggtttaaaaattaaaataacacaaCTCAATACAATAATACGTATTTATAACACTCCAATTCGATGAAAGACATCATATAATATTCAATAAAATCCATCAACACGACATAACATTTGATTTGATAATACTATAAATTGGAAATGATacaaaagaaaacaagaaataaCATTTAATCTTATAATTAAACAAATTTATTGGTCTAGTAGTATTATTGGTTGAGAATAGAAAAAATTATGGTTATTAGTGAGATATTAATTTTacatttttatttaaaatagtAATACAAATAATAAGAAATTACTAAAGGCACATCAATGGATTAAGTCAACGGGTTGTAAAATTCAAACTTGGTACCCGAACCAAAATTATACAGGTTGTTATGGGTTGAGTTGGGTATACCCGTAAATGAATGAGTTATATTAATTTATGGGCTGGTTCGTTTTGGGTCAGCGGATTAGTAGGTTGACCCGCACCCATGAACACCTCTAATGTGTCTTATGTGTTGTAGATTTTTTTAGTATGAATAGAGGTGTGTCTTGTACCAATTTTTTTCACACCTCTTTTCATTTTCTCCTTAATTTTTGCTTCACATGTTCTAACATGATTAGTAAAAGAAATGAGCATGTTTATTTTTTTAGAACAAAACATCTAATGAAGATGCGTTTTTGAAACATTTGGGATTTTGAGCAACTTGAAAAGAACTTGAAGTTTTGGTTAGACAGAAAGATTAATGATGGTGAAAGAATAAGAAGTGTTTAGAGACTTGGTTCATACATCTCTATTGCAGATGAAAATGATATTATTTAGTGTATGTGGGTGTCAACTAAAGATGATAGTGATGTTAGGGATATGATGTCTATATCAGATGATATTATTCTAATTGTTGTAATCTCTTAGATATGTTGTGGTgttaaatatttttatttgttgtttgtgttgttgttttgggatatatatatatatatatatatatatatatatatattaaatgaCAGGGTTACAAAAAATTTTttaacaataaaataaattatcATGCAGAGCTTGTTCCAACATTAGGATAATATTTCGTGTGTGTGTCCGAGTTGACAGTATATACCACACAATTTTATCatttgaaggtgtgaaaaacGCAAGAAAGTGGGagtttgaattgggttttaaaaactaaaagttttttaccaactcaaaGACATCACACAAAACTAAGAACAAAGAGTTAAAAACACGAGTATTTTTATCCTGATTCGCTTGAAATCAAAGTTACTTtagtccacccgccaaggtgattttgcgTTATAtataaggacttaatccactataaccaaacaaatTACATAACAAACACAAAGAATATCTTTCTTTGTTTTCTCAGGGATCCAACTAAAACCTAGTCTTCTTAAGGAAATacaaacaaatagtttgaataaagttttttgtgttacaagttgcttctacacaagcagattttacacaaatgaaatacaaaacacttaaagaaaaattaTGCACAAAGTTGATAGttttttcacaaagaaaataaGCTTTTCAAATTGTAGCAGTAGTGATAGCGTTAGCAGCTTTCTTCAAGTCTCAaagtcccacttatatagcataagaaagGTACCGTTGGCGAGCAATTAGGGAATATCAAAAGAGCAATTATCCACTAACGGATTAGTGACAAGTGTGAAGAATAGTATTGTACTTCGCCTATGTTTTCAGGTAGTAGAAATAATATTTTCGATTTATACCATGTATTATTTGATCATGTATATTCAAATTCATTAGCTTCTGAGAAACAATTTATGAAGCATGAAAAGAAGAAACACATAGCTGAAATCAGAATCTTTAGTCAGAACCTTGACTACGTCaacgtctggcttgagatcttcaaaGTCTTCAGCTAAGTAACCAAACTTCAGAATCTCTAGTCAGAACCTTAACCACATTAGTGtttggcttgagatcttcagagtctttagttaagtaacaaaacttcagaagctttccattcttcataAGATTTACAATCAGATTCACATCCAGAAGCAGAAGcagagagaacattgcagcaacgACATATCGTCTTTCCaaaacttctcaggagtgaattAGCGCAGAAGTAGAAAGAACATTGCAGAAGCAACATGGCGTCTTTCAGAACTTCACGCAGAAGCAGAATTCGAAATAAAATGTTCAGAAATTGATGATGTTGCATGTCATAAACTCAGGATTAGAACTGattgttaaagctacacaataacgaaccattagggtaccaagattgttctcacacaaatacaatattgttatcattaaaactcaaggtatatatgcagaaccaaatcttgttctaacaatctcccctttttgatgatgaaaaaaCCATTTTATTTTGATGAACAGTTTTGTACATGGTAATCATAGAAAgatacatcttacagaagcacaaaaCTTCACCTGAGATGTACAAtactaaaaagataaaatcataATGAAAGAGCACTTTTCTGGTTAACCTTTCTGAAGTATCAGAATGATCTCCCATCATAATTTGGCTTGTCTTCATAAATTACTTGATTTTATCCAGAGCATTGGTTGTCAAAATCAACATTATGATGAACTTCACTTCAGAAGCTCAGTTGAACTCTTTTGAAGAAGCTTTAGAGTTTGGTTCTCTTTGAAAGATCTTTCATAGCCTGACTATGAATTCTTCTTAAAGAGCTTCAGAGCCTGGTTATAAACCCTTCTTAAAGGGATTCATAATTTGGTTAAGACCTTAAGACCTGGTTGAATCAATTCTGATTAACATGGAATTCACAATTCCTCAAAACTTGATGTCTGGTTATGATTCCTGGTTATGTATGGTTGGAAGTCTTTCTCCAGCAGTGAAGTTAAAGCTTCAGACTCAAAGAGTGGACCATTTCTTCAAAAACTAGTAACTTAAGTTCTGATCTGAAAAACTTTAAGAGCTTATGATGTTCTTGACTTTTCCATGAAA from Lathyrus oleraceus cultivar Zhongwan6 chromosome 7, CAAS_Psat_ZW6_1.0, whole genome shotgun sequence encodes the following:
- the LOC127106916 gene encoding uncharacterized protein LOC127106916; translation: MAVLPLVKLGTLALKTACKPIANRLKKEAGYHPKFRNFIISIAQTNHRFTTRIQRRIYGQATDVAIRPLNEEKAVQAAADLLGEFFVFTVAGAAVIFEVQRSSRSEARKEELRRREIQAIKTRSEELGMEIEVLAQKLEELEQLARGRGLAGVLNFRHANAGEDKKSKST